One genomic region from uncultured Cohaesibacter sp. encodes:
- the mprF gene encoding bifunctional lysylphosphatidylglycerol flippase/synthetase MprF translates to MDTPNSNSQTQSDWVAYAKKTAPILLALVLFVLGIYALYHLLKPVKAADVIDQVRTTPWLTLVSALSATAMGYIALIGYDWSALRSLGKSVPAKAIAVGGFLGYSFGNTIGVSVISGGAVRYRVYSAYGLSLFEIASVSTFAALAFGFGITVIGLAALAVHPYALVNILPIAPNSLRILASAAALAVVLFLLLMSLNGKSLRLGKFELSAPTPGVLFSQLAFTFVDTSMAALTLYVLLPDARPDFLTFLPVFAAASMAGVLSHVPGGVGVFETIIITALPRSIPLDQIAAALLLFRLIYYLVPFALALVFVALNEARLAGGVITGLFGDVSEPLRPVLKAASGVVPPMIGMTVFGVGGYLLLIALMPSVRPDEIDADDLLATIFLEGGALISAVLGVLLIMLSQGLVRRISGAYWLTLCALAVASGAALMNKLDLESVLLLLSTAIVLWPFRSLFNRSAKLTRSVLSPGWFALAGGIAVSAAAVFFFMHEAPPYSIDLWTDFSSISNTSRSLRAGLAGSLLFLFSTVWLAIQPAANHTRTPNKAALKKAQAIIDRQNDPKACLALSGDKELFFNDSETAFIMYAVQGNKWIAYSDPVGPKEAIEPLVWSFWEEAYDNAAHPVMFEVSKAYLPLWTEMGFSLHKIGEEAEIELSDFTLTDTPFEAMRAAHKHAIEDGLELTINQAPHSQAFIDQLKSISDAWITDKVGGEKGFSLGRFDPDYLQHFSIATIKRAGQLLAFANILRPGDGSHVSIDMMRYPPDQASGLMEFFFVELIDYSRKSGAKEFSLSLAPLAGVEIRKGARLWSRFGSIMYRHGRYFYNFEDLRDFKQKFQPQWQPRFVAVPPGVSPLSALRDVTLVISRRTGKIFWK, encoded by the coding sequence TTGGATACTCCCAATTCCAATAGCCAAACCCAATCCGACTGGGTCGCTTATGCAAAGAAAACAGCGCCGATTCTGCTTGCTCTTGTTTTGTTTGTGCTCGGTATATACGCGCTTTACCATCTATTGAAGCCGGTCAAGGCCGCCGATGTGATCGATCAGGTGCGCACGACACCTTGGTTGACTTTGGTTTCGGCCCTTTCGGCAACGGCTATGGGATACATAGCGCTAATTGGTTATGATTGGTCAGCGCTACGCTCTCTTGGCAAATCCGTTCCTGCAAAAGCCATCGCCGTCGGAGGATTCCTTGGTTATAGCTTCGGCAATACGATCGGTGTCAGCGTCATTTCCGGCGGAGCCGTGCGCTATCGGGTGTATTCGGCTTATGGGTTGAGCCTGTTTGAAATTGCCAGCGTTTCAACTTTTGCTGCTTTAGCCTTCGGGTTTGGCATAACGGTAATCGGTCTGGCCGCTCTGGCAGTTCATCCTTACGCTCTTGTCAATATTCTGCCTATCGCGCCCAACAGCTTAAGAATTCTGGCTAGTGCAGCGGCTTTGGCCGTGGTCCTGTTTCTGTTACTAATGTCCCTGAATGGCAAAAGCCTGCGATTGGGAAAATTCGAACTATCCGCACCGACGCCAGGGGTGCTCTTCTCGCAGCTAGCATTCACTTTTGTCGACACCTCCATGGCGGCGCTTACACTATATGTTTTGTTGCCTGATGCTCGACCGGATTTCTTAACATTCCTGCCGGTCTTTGCTGCTGCGTCGATGGCCGGAGTTCTCAGTCATGTACCGGGCGGGGTTGGTGTATTCGAAACGATTATCATAACCGCCCTCCCCAGAAGTATCCCCCTTGATCAGATTGCCGCAGCACTGCTGCTCTTTCGTTTGATTTATTATCTTGTGCCCTTTGCATTGGCTCTCGTCTTTGTGGCGCTCAATGAGGCAAGGCTTGCCGGGGGTGTCATAACGGGGTTGTTTGGCGATGTATCAGAACCACTTCGGCCTGTTCTAAAAGCAGCAAGTGGAGTGGTTCCGCCGATGATTGGTATGACTGTTTTCGGTGTTGGCGGATATCTTCTCTTGATTGCGCTCATGCCTTCAGTTCGCCCGGACGAGATTGACGCAGATGATCTGCTTGCAACTATCTTTCTTGAAGGCGGGGCTCTCATCTCTGCTGTTCTGGGGGTATTGCTTATCATGCTCAGTCAGGGTCTTGTCCGCAGGATATCTGGTGCATATTGGCTCACTCTTTGTGCACTGGCTGTGGCTTCCGGCGCGGCTCTCATGAATAAACTCGATTTGGAAAGCGTGCTTCTCCTTTTATCTACCGCCATCGTTCTTTGGCCGTTTCGGAGTCTGTTCAACCGCTCTGCCAAATTAACTCGCAGTGTGCTTAGTCCGGGATGGTTCGCTCTGGCAGGTGGAATCGCCGTTAGTGCTGCGGCGGTATTCTTCTTCATGCATGAAGCGCCCCCTTACAGCATCGACTTGTGGACTGATTTTTCCAGTATTTCCAATACCTCTCGGTCTTTGCGTGCAGGTTTGGCGGGATCGTTGTTGTTCTTGTTCTCGACGGTCTGGCTCGCCATTCAGCCTGCGGCAAACCATACGAGGACACCAAACAAGGCCGCTCTGAAAAAGGCTCAGGCCATCATAGACCGCCAGAATGATCCCAAAGCCTGTTTGGCCTTGAGTGGGGACAAGGAGCTGTTTTTCAATGATAGCGAAACGGCGTTTATCATGTATGCGGTTCAGGGCAACAAATGGATCGCCTATTCCGATCCGGTTGGTCCAAAAGAAGCCATCGAGCCACTCGTCTGGTCATTCTGGGAGGAGGCTTATGATAATGCCGCCCATCCAGTCATGTTTGAAGTGAGTAAAGCCTATCTTCCGCTTTGGACTGAGATGGGCTTTTCACTCCACAAGATTGGAGAAGAGGCAGAGATCGAGTTATCTGATTTTACCCTCACTGACACTCCGTTTGAAGCCATGCGTGCAGCACACAAGCATGCCATTGAGGACGGGCTTGAATTGACAATCAACCAAGCGCCTCATTCTCAGGCCTTCATTGATCAGTTGAAATCTATTTCAGATGCATGGATCACCGACAAGGTCGGAGGGGAGAAAGGCTTTTCTCTCGGACGGTTTGATCCTGACTATTTGCAACATTTTTCGATCGCCACAATCAAGCGCGCGGGTCAGCTTTTGGCCTTTGCGAATATTCTTCGGCCGGGAGACGGTTCTCACGTATCGATTGACATGATGCGCTATCCTCCCGATCAGGCAAGCGGTTTAATGGAATTTTTCTTCGTCGAATTGATCGACTATTCTCGTAAATCTGGAGCGAAAGAATTCAGCCTTAGCCTTGCGCCGCTTGCAGGGGTCGAGATTCGTAAGGGCGCCAGGCTCTGGAGCCGGTTCGGCTCTATTATGTATCGGCACGGACGATACTTCTACAATTTCGAAGATTTGCGCGATTTTAAACAGAAGTTCCAACCGCAATGGCAACCCCGATTCGTAGCGGTGCCACCGGGGGTTTCTCCTCTTTCTGCGCTCAGAGATGTGACCTTGGTCATTTCACGCCGTACAGGAAAAATATTTTGGAAATAG
- a CDS encoding LysR family transcriptional regulator, translating to MDRTLEQFLEVADAGSFAAASSKLLISQPALTYNIKKLEQKMKVKLFKRSSRGVRLTTYGETLYKSAHLMRRIYANAIDNIDQLREEREHGISIGTGYSTWTQFFKDYLIKHHQTFPKVSINVSVGNMMACMDHLLAGDISLFVGHIIPDFNKRSEVEFIPLGMAADAYYVRPGHPLLELPRHRDEITEWPSCIAVQPEDRQLGQRADANEPRSDWFGHTFMSNSMSACVDMVLETDMVLVHSAQLSGFLSSKGLIQIEMAPDEVIPSWLMGIYVLLERKSDPRIVEVIEALRAFIPEFGFEPVE from the coding sequence ATGGATCGCACATTAGAGCAATTTTTAGAAGTCGCAGACGCTGGATCTTTTGCTGCAGCATCTAGTAAGTTATTGATATCTCAGCCTGCGCTTACCTATAACATTAAGAAACTTGAACAGAAAATGAAAGTCAAACTGTTCAAGCGATCTTCTCGTGGGGTACGACTGACCACTTATGGCGAGACGCTTTATAAAAGCGCACATCTAATGCGTCGGATTTATGCAAATGCGATAGACAATATTGATCAACTTCGAGAAGAGCGTGAGCATGGCATAAGTATTGGTACGGGGTATTCTACCTGGACGCAATTCTTCAAAGATTATTTAATCAAGCATCATCAGACTTTTCCAAAGGTTTCTATCAATGTCAGCGTTGGTAATATGATGGCCTGTATGGATCATTTGCTTGCTGGTGATATCTCATTGTTTGTTGGACACATCATTCCCGATTTCAACAAACGCAGCGAAGTGGAATTCATCCCGCTGGGTATGGCTGCTGATGCCTATTATGTCAGGCCTGGCCATCCCTTGCTCGAGTTGCCGCGCCATCGTGACGAGATTACTGAATGGCCTTCCTGCATTGCAGTGCAACCGGAAGACAGACAACTCGGCCAACGCGCCGACGCAAACGAACCACGCTCCGATTGGTTTGGCCATACTTTCATGTCCAATTCCATGTCCGCATGCGTTGACATGGTACTGGAAACCGACATGGTGCTGGTGCATTCGGCTCAATTGAGTGGATTTCTCAGCAGCAAAGGACTAATTCAAATCGAAATGGCCCCCGATGAGGTTATTCCAAGTTGGCTTATGGGGATCTATGTTTTGCTCGAACGAAAGTCAGATCCAAGAATCGTGGAGGTCATCGAAGCGCTTCGGGCATTTATACCGGAGTTCGGTTTTGAGCCAGTAGAATAG
- a CDS encoding TRAP transporter substrate-binding protein: protein MRLGKIGTLLVASIAFGALSSSAFALTLKVSDSHNNNHSTVVALKEFSSAIEERTGGDVKVQVFGAGVLGTESEMINQLRMGILDMVRTAPTDLEKFNPTYSAFLLPYLFKDDAGVEKAMNAVKEDVFHSHPDSGFMGLAWNTAGARSFYTVNKEINSPDDLAGLKIRVPNSRSMTRAVEMLGATATPVPWGEVYTALQQGIVDGAEGSPTSLIDGKFVEVIRHFSFDRHFTIPDVLIISSKTWEKLNDEQKAIFKDEAENYTKRVAALEEEKVAKAIEQSKKQGVTFKEVDLAPFKARVMPLYDELRANNKEAAEIVSRIEAAQE, encoded by the coding sequence ATGAGACTTGGAAAGATCGGAACACTTCTGGTTGCTTCAATCGCATTCGGGGCTCTTAGCTCTTCTGCATTCGCTCTTACACTCAAAGTGTCGGATTCTCACAATAACAATCACTCAACCGTTGTTGCTCTGAAAGAGTTCAGCTCTGCTATTGAAGAGCGCACTGGCGGCGATGTTAAAGTGCAGGTATTCGGCGCTGGTGTGCTTGGCACTGAATCGGAAATGATCAACCAGCTGCGCATGGGTATTCTGGACATGGTGCGGACCGCACCAACCGATCTGGAAAAATTCAACCCAACCTATAGTGCTTTCCTGCTGCCTTATCTGTTCAAGGATGACGCTGGCGTCGAGAAGGCCATGAACGCAGTTAAAGAAGATGTGTTCCATTCTCATCCGGATTCCGGTTTCATGGGGCTTGCCTGGAACACAGCAGGCGCCCGCAGCTTCTATACCGTGAACAAAGAAATCAACAGCCCGGACGATCTGGCTGGTTTGAAAATCCGCGTGCCAAATAGTCGTTCCATGACCCGGGCCGTTGAAATGCTCGGCGCAACAGCAACACCTGTGCCTTGGGGTGAAGTTTACACCGCTCTGCAGCAGGGCATCGTTGATGGTGCTGAAGGCAGCCCAACCTCTCTGATTGATGGTAAATTCGTTGAAGTCATTCGTCACTTCTCCTTTGACCGTCACTTCACGATCCCAGATGTACTGATCATCAGCAGCAAGACCTGGGAAAAATTGAACGATGAGCAGAAAGCAATCTTTAAGGACGAAGCAGAAAACTACACCAAGCGTGTTGCTGCTCTTGAAGAAGAGAAGGTTGCCAAAGCGATCGAACAATCCAAAAAACAGGGTGTGACCTTCAAGGAGGTTGACCTGGCCCCCTTCAAAGCGCGTGTCATGCCGCTCTATGACGAGCTGCGCGCTAACAATAAAGAAGCTGCAGAGATCGTATCTCGCATTGAAGCAGCTCAAGAGTAA
- a CDS encoding TRAP transporter small permease — protein MLSLITVFLVLLVVMASWQVFARYILNAPPQFTDEAMRFTMIWLVYLGAALAFGITDRHMSLGLFKDMFKGRTRIMFEVFSFVCVLVFCLIVMIKGGIALFLIGEGQYSDSMNLPMNWVYVIIPFSGFLSILLKTQNFVEVVKDIRSGSDGF, from the coding sequence GTGTTGTCTCTGATCACGGTCTTTCTGGTCCTGCTCGTTGTGATGGCATCCTGGCAGGTCTTCGCTCGCTACATCCTCAATGCTCCGCCCCAATTTACGGACGAAGCCATGCGGTTCACGATGATCTGGTTGGTCTATCTGGGTGCCGCTCTCGCCTTCGGTATCACGGATCGCCATATGTCACTTGGCCTTTTCAAGGACATGTTCAAGGGGCGGACCCGTATCATGTTTGAGGTGTTCAGCTTCGTATGTGTCCTGGTGTTCTGCCTGATCGTCATGATCAAGGGTGGTATCGCACTTTTCCTTATTGGGGAGGGCCAGTATTCAGACAGCATGAACCTGCCAATGAACTGGGTGTATGTGATTATTCCCTTCTCGGGTTTCCTTTCGATCCTGCTCAAAACACAGAATTTTGTTGAGGTCGTAAAAGATATAAGGAGCGGTTCGGATGGATTCTAA
- a CDS encoding TRAP transporter large permease: MDSNLVIMILLPLFLIFMFSGIPIAIGIGLSSLAAILVILPFDMVAFQGAQKMFGGINSFGMLAVPFFMLAGNIMNHGGIARKLIDLALMFGGRMPGALAHANVMGNMLFGTLSGSGMACTAAIGGTMAPIQKEKGYDPAFSAAINIASGPVGMLIPPSGLLILFSIVSGGVSVAGLFMGGWIPGILWGVAVMIVAYFMAKKHNLPTEKSNRTFGQKLKVFWDAVPALMLIVIVMGGIVGGVFTATEGAAVAVVYSLLLSFYYRTISGKMLLKTLSDTALTTGVILFLVAVSSLMSWIMAYAQIPQMIGETLLQLTDNRIVLLLIINISLLILGTFMDATPAILIFTPILMPICTGMFGMDPIHFGVMMIFNLGIGNITPPVGCVLFVGAAVGDTKIEKIIPFLLPVFAVLFGVLLLVTYVPSLTLFLPHLIGL; encoded by the coding sequence ATGGATTCTAATCTTGTCATCATGATCCTGTTGCCGTTGTTTCTGATCTTCATGTTCTCCGGCATCCCGATTGCAATCGGTATCGGCCTGAGTTCTCTGGCGGCAATCCTTGTTATTCTTCCCTTTGATATGGTGGCCTTTCAGGGCGCCCAGAAGATGTTTGGCGGCATCAACAGCTTTGGGATGCTGGCAGTTCCCTTCTTCATGCTCGCCGGCAACATCATGAACCATGGCGGTATTGCCAGGAAGCTGATTGATCTTGCTCTTATGTTTGGTGGCCGCATGCCGGGCGCTCTGGCGCACGCCAACGTTATGGGCAACATGCTGTTTGGTACATTGTCCGGTTCTGGCATGGCCTGCACGGCAGCTATCGGCGGCACTATGGCCCCGATTCAGAAGGAAAAGGGCTATGACCCGGCATTCTCTGCTGCGATCAATATTGCATCCGGCCCCGTCGGCATGCTTATTCCGCCGAGCGGACTGCTGATCCTGTTCTCAATCGTCAGTGGTGGCGTTTCTGTTGCTGGCTTGTTCATGGGCGGCTGGATTCCCGGCATCCTGTGGGGTGTAGCCGTGATGATTGTAGCCTACTTCATGGCAAAGAAGCACAACCTGCCAACCGAGAAATCCAACCGCACGTTCGGTCAGAAACTAAAAGTCTTCTGGGACGCAGTTCCAGCCCTGATGCTGATTGTCATCGTTATGGGCGGCATTGTTGGTGGCGTATTCACCGCTACGGAAGGTGCTGCGGTCGCTGTTGTCTACAGCCTGCTGCTTTCTTTCTACTACAGAACCATCAGTGGCAAAATGCTGCTGAAAACCTTGAGTGATACCGCCCTTACAACCGGCGTTATTCTCTTCCTGGTGGCAGTTTCGAGCTTGATGAGCTGGATCATGGCTTATGCGCAGATTCCGCAGATGATCGGCGAAACGCTTCTGCAACTGACCGATAACCGCATCGTTCTGCTGCTGATCATCAACATCTCCCTGCTCATTCTGGGCACCTTCATGGACGCCACACCGGCGATCCTGATTTTCACACCGATCCTGATGCCAATCTGTACCGGCATGTTCGGGATGGACCCGATCCACTTTGGCGTAATGATGATTTTCAACCTCGGTATCGGGAACATCACTCCGCCTGTTGGCTGCGTGCTCTTTGTGGGCGCGGCAGTGGGGGATACGAAGATCGAAAAGATCATTCCGTTCCTTCTCCCGGTCTTCGCGGTTCTGTTCGGTGTGCTGTTGCTTGTTACCTACGTTCCGTCCTTGACGCTGTTCCTGCCACACCTTATCGGGCTCTGA